One stretch of Enoplosus armatus isolate fEnoArm2 chromosome 1, fEnoArm2.hap1, whole genome shotgun sequence DNA includes these proteins:
- the terfa gene encoding telomeric repeat binding factor a: MAARESVNSHQLDVESVVNRWLVDYYAFLALELFEKEQYVDFCGIIDVIDCLLARPWEPTDAIITKILVLRFLSRIKDGERLDISFGPDQSLSPLESALMLLVKISQKFSIPPQDFENVCTSLKEMMVEIFIKNNEFDKAKEVLNKHFTTRMVGKRAIFMGLINHKSKAHEVIEQIDFKQFKEEMLAFCHRLCLINVPFLHKAAKQLVDKILTEPDDMTAGPDEQDEPGPSSSPQIIDVRFVPCIHTIIQRTRLEAAYRALAAGPDERTFAQLEEEVEEEEQARREDLSLHLSPTPKKSTMQDSEKDRRFQRDSGSPMEASPADQPPQTDAAPQTQAGSLSKTPSVLRNRRLFTVARLVVEPDSQGSSQCTTSSQELEAEVRTEEPRLPPPLAIPNEEDLQNPVTDKEVPKPTRTCSRRANKMCSRASTSLAEMSADSEEEPPGCVANGETCVGKLHNQSNSSLSRNSTKAKQSSSDSDQQESPASCKTPVRKPRKQLASDPLSKDPGNTGYICITDSSLDSSPNLFPLHPVPQTSSTPHKDSAQNEGPSHSKWKQLYSSAKESKDTWSDEESYFTSRKKSASHNESTISNSGHRKRKWTESETQKLKEGVKKFGEGNWSKIKAYYSFRDRTNVNLKDRWRTLKKLNMI, translated from the exons ATGGCGGCAAGGGAAAGTGTAAACAGCCACCAACTTGATGTCGAATCTGTCGTCAACCGCTGGCTGGTGGACTATTATGCGTTTCTGGCGCTGGAGTTGTTTGAAAAGGAGCAATACGTGGACTTCTGTGGCATTATAGATGTAATCGACT GTCTCTTGGCTCGTCCTTGGGAGCCCACTGATGCCATCATAACAAAGATTCTAGTATTGAGGTTTCTCTCACGGATAAAAGACGGGGAAAGGCTTG ACATTTCATTTGGGCCTGACCAGTCATTGAGTCCTCTGGAATCAGCCTTAATGTTGCTGGTAAAGATAAGCCAGAAATTCAGTATTCCACCACAGGATTTCGAGAATGTATGCACTTCACTTAAAGAGATg ATGGTGGAGATTTTCATTAAGAACAATGAGTTTGACAAAGCAAAAGAGGTGCTGAACAAACACTTTACCACACGAATGGTTGGCAAG AGAGCCATATTCATGGGTCTCATTAATCACAAAAGTAAAGCACATGAAGTCATCGAGCAAATCGACTTCAAACAGTTCAAGGAGGAGATGTTGGCCTTTTGTCACAGGCTCTGCCTAATCAATGTTCCCTTTCTCCACAAG GCTGCCAAACAGCTTGTTGATAAAATACTTACGGAACCAGACGACATGACTGCTGGACCTGATGAGCAAGACGAGCCGGGCCCGTCCTCTAGTCCACAAATAATCGACGTCCGTTTTGTACCATG TATACATACAATTATCCAGAGGACCAGGCTGGAGGCAGCCTACAGGGCTTTGGCTGCAGGTCCAGATGAGAGAACATTTGCTCAGCTGGAGGaagaagtggaggaagaggaacaggCAAGAAGAGAAGATCTTTCTCTGCACCTCTCACCTACTCCCAAGAAGAGTACCATGCAGGACTCGGAGAAGGATAGGCGATTTCAGAGAGACTCGGGCAGCCCCATGGAGGCTTCCCCAGCAGACCAACCTCCACAAACTGATGCTGCTCCTCAAACACAGGCAGGTTCACTCTCAAAGACACCCTCAGTGCTGAGGAACAGGCGGCTTTTCACTGTGGCACGTCTGGTGGTCGAGCCGGACAGCCAGGGGAGTTCGCAGTGCACAACGTCCTCACAGGAACTGGAGGCTGAAGTCAGAACAGAAGAGCCACGACTGCCACCGCCACTGGCTATACCCAATGAAGAAGACCTGCAGAACCCAGTAACAGACAAAGAGGTTCCCAAACCCACACGGACGTGCTCCAGACGAGCCAACAAAATGTGCAGCAG AGCCTCAACTAGTTTGGCAGAGATGTCAgcagacagtgaggaggagcCCCCTGGCTGTGTGGCCAATGGGGAAACTTGTGTGGGAAAACTCCATAACCAGTCCAACAGTTCACTCAGCAG AAACTCCACTAAGGCAAAGCAGTCATCATCAGACAGTGACCAACAGGAGTCGCCGGCTTCCTGTAAAACCCCAGTGAGGAAACCTCGTAAACAACTGGCCAGCGACCCTCTCAGCAA ggATCCAGGTAATACAGGTTACATCTGTATCACAGACTCTTCATTGGACAGCTCACCCAACCTGTTCCCTCTTCACCCCGTGCCTCAAACGAGCTCCACCCCTCACAAGGACTCTGCTCAAAACGAAGGTCCTTCCCATTCAAAATG GAAACAGCTGTACAGTAGTGCAAAGGAGAGTAAGGATACATGGAGCGATGAAGAGTCGTATTTCACCTCCAGAAAGAAGAGCG CATCGCACAACGAGAGCACCATTTCAAATTCAGGCCACAGAAAGAGG AAGTGGACTGAGAGTGAGACTCAGAAGTTGAAAGAGGGCGTCAAAAAATTCGGCGAGGGCAACTGGAGTAAGATAAAGGCATATTACTCCTTCAGGGATCgaacaaatgtcaacctgaaGGACAGATGGAGAACACTGAAGAAGTTGAATATGATCTGA
- the nip7 gene encoding 60S ribosome subunit biogenesis protein NIP7 homolog isoform X2: MRPLTDEETKTMFEKLSKYIGENIKLLVDRPDGTYCFRLQNDRVYYMSEKILKLATNISRDKLVSVGTCFGKFTKTIKFRLHITALDFLAPYAKGFGVAAKSTQECRRVDPMSIVVFHQADVGEFIRNEDTLT, encoded by the exons ATGAGGCCACTAACAGACGAAGAGACGAAAACGATGTTCGAGAAGCTGTCGAAATA CATCGGTGAAAACATAAAACTTCTAGTGGACCGACCTGACGGAACCTACTGTTTCAGACTGCAAAATGACCGTGTGTACTACATGAG TGAGAAAATTCTTAAGTTGGCCACAAACATTTCCCGGGACAAGCTCGTGTCAGTGGGAACATGTTTTGGAAAGTTCACAAAGACCATCAAGTTCCGCCTGCACATCACAGCTCTGGATTTCCTGGCGCCCTATGCAAAG GGGTTCGGAGTGGCAGCGAAGTCTACCCAGGAATGTCGGCGAGTGGACCCCATGTCCATCGTAGTCTTCCACCAGGCTGATGTGGGAGAGTTCATTAGGAATGAAGACACATTAACATAA
- the nip7 gene encoding 60S ribosome subunit biogenesis protein NIP7 homolog isoform X1, translated as MRPLTDEETKTMFEKLSKYIGENIKLLVDRPDGTYCFRLQNDRVYYMSEKILKLATNISRDKLVSVGTCFGKFTKTIKFRLHITALDFLAPYAKFKVWVKPGAEQSFLYGNHVLKSGLGRITENTMQYQGVVVYSMSDVPLGFGVAAKSTQECRRVDPMSIVVFHQADVGEFIRNEDTLT; from the exons ATGAGGCCACTAACAGACGAAGAGACGAAAACGATGTTCGAGAAGCTGTCGAAATA CATCGGTGAAAACATAAAACTTCTAGTGGACCGACCTGACGGAACCTACTGTTTCAGACTGCAAAATGACCGTGTGTACTACATGAG TGAGAAAATTCTTAAGTTGGCCACAAACATTTCCCGGGACAAGCTCGTGTCAGTGGGAACATGTTTTGGAAAGTTCACAAAGACCATCAAGTTCCGCCTGCACATCACAGCTCTGGATTTCCTGGCGCCCTATGCAAAG ttcaAGGTGTGGGTGAAACCTGGAGCAGAGCAGTCTTTCCTCTATGGGAACCATGTGTTAAAATCTGGGCTTGGGAGAATCACTGAAAACACTATGCAGTACCAGGGAGTTGTGGTCTACTCCATGTCTGACGTGCCCCTG GGGTTCGGAGTGGCAGCGAAGTCTACCCAGGAATGTCGGCGAGTGGACCCCATGTCCATCGTAGTCTTCCACCAGGCTGATGTGGGAGAGTTCATTAGGAATGAAGACACATTAACATAA